The window ACCTCTAAATAAAGATCAATTTTGCTTTCTCTGACCAACTGCTTCACTTGTTGAGAGGCTTAAGGCCAGAAAAAGGTTTGTGTGTGTTGGGGGAACTCTTCAAGGAGTACTGCAGCAGAGCTCTTGAGAACGCTTCCTTCCTCCAGTTTTGAGgaagtatcttttttcttttggaaaaaaaagacaagaatatCTAGGGAGAATGCCTAGGATACAAGCTCAGAACCTCCCACAAAATTCAGGGAGGTCAGACTCGGCATTCGTTACATTTATTAAgacaagagacagaaaaagggacATGTTTAAGAAATTCTTTTCCAGCTTTGCCCTTGATGGTGCAAAAAAGAGACACAGATTAATTTTTGCAGAACACCATCCCAAAAGCTTTCCTTTCAGCTATCACAAATGGAACATTTCACTGCGGTGTAGCAGTAGGAACAGGCAGGGATGACAACAAGAAGTTACTAGAGGTTTGCCAGAGTTTTATGCCTTCATAAGGCAGAAACAAATCTGTAAAGGTTTTCTTAGGCAAAATCCACTAACATGTCATACTAAGTACCCTGAACAACGAGAGCGTGCACTACTTCCAGCTTGCTAAGCTAGTTCAGCACATGTCACCCGAATACCTACGGCCACCCTGGTCATCCCTCTACCTACCGCATCCTCTGCATCAGCATCTTCCAGAGCTGGAGACTTTGAAGTAGAAAAGGGAGTGACAGAGGTGCTTTCACTCTTCTGCAGAGACATCTTTCCTTCACAAactgcacctttctcttgatttttgagaCTTGTAAATTCCCCCCcggtttctttttccttcttctgaggCACAGAAATACTTCTCAATATACCACTAGCCTCAAGAGGTTTTTTTGTATCAGCTGAATTAGACTGATCAGCTGCCAGTAATCTGGGCTGATCGTTTCCTGGTGGAGACCCGGGGAGGCCCTGGGGTGACTTACTGTCTACAGGTAGTTTTTTAGAACCAGAGTGTGATTTCTTTCTGGCAGAAAAGAACGCTGCTCCTGACTGGAGTTTCAGAGCTGGTTTAACTCTCATGCTCAGGACTCTGAAAGGtgaatccattttctttttaattaggcAAACAGCATTCTCTTTCTCTACGCTGGGTTTACTAGGTGGTATATCTGCCTTTGCCTTCTTAAGCTTTTTGGGGATGGCTTTGCCATGTTTGGAATTTACTGTATGCTTGGCTGGTCTTGAGCTTATATTGCTGCTGAAGTTCACATCAGTCTTCTCAGTCCTACTGGCAACCAGgagattttcatcatttttcctCTCACCAAAAGACCAGTTTGCATTCAATTGTTTCCTCTCAAGAGGGGTAAGGTATCGCTTTTCCTTGCTATAAAAAGACACCACGGGCACGATGGACTTGTACGAGGCAGCAGTCTTCGGGGATAGTTTAGAATTTGAGAATTCCCTACGTGCAATTGTGGGAATGCTGGCTGTCTGAACGGGAGAATTATCCAATTTCCTTGACAGTGGTGACTTTGTGGGTACAGCCTCGTTTTCTTCACACTCATCACTGGAGCTAGATGACCTTGTTATCTGAGAAGCACACCAATTATTTCTCGCTTTCCTGAGTGGAGACAAATCTTCAGCAAAGTCCACCATCAGTTTTTTCACTGGTGTCTCAAAAGCTAAGGAtgcactacaaaaaaaaaaaaaatttaaagcaaaatattatcTATACTATGGAAAACCTTTCAGTAACTGCTTTGCTTAAATAACACTGAAGTTTAGTTCAAACTAGTTGCCTGTACTAGTGCATACCCTGtaacaaacacaaacagagaTCAATACAGGGCGTAAGAATTTCTTGCCATTCACgccatttcttttttaagcaactaATCTATTTTTCTGCCTGAACTTCTTAAAGTGCAGGGAAACAACAGTCATTTTACTTTCTGGAATACTGCAGACATAATCAGTGCTGTCAATGATTAAGCAAAAGAAACGCCTGATACGTTTCAGACTAACTCCGTCAACTGAGATTTGTGCTTCCGAAAAAGtttgtctttcctttcccttctcccaaCTGTATGATTGATAaagctgggggggaaaaaaagggaaaaaaattccccgctttttttttaataccagttTCCAAAAGGCAAAAGTCTTATACCACTCTGATGGCTATGCGAGAACCTAAAAATTTGTCAATTCCTCACTAATAATTTTTGAGCCtactggacaaaaaaaaaatatatagagatataCAGTTTTACATAAAGGACACATTCAGCAGTTCCTCTTTCTGGCTGTAACATATTATATATGATTGCTCGGTTCCTAACAGAGCGAAGTATTTCTTTGGTAAGTACTGAAACAGTATTGCTTTCTCAAGTATTTGTCATTCTCATTCACAGATCAAACTTCACTCTTGGTCCCCACCCAGAAATATTTTTGTGGGGGAATACAGGACAAACATGAGAAAAATCTGTTCAACTAGTAGTTatgaaagaacaaaaagcaaCCTATTCTTTCAGATTTAAAGCTCATTTTTTTGTTCATGGTCAATGACTTCTCTGCCAGATTTAGGGTAAAAACAATAAACacttttttacacacacacacacacacacacacacacacatatatatatgatatCTTCTTTCTATTAACACTTGAGGAATATTTAGACAATTTGTGCAGAGTTTTAAGTATTTCCTACTGTATATCAAAAATCTTTCCAAAGGGGACTTCCTTCCTCTTCTGAAATAGTACCACAAAGAAATGCAGACGCcaggatttttatttctgaagcttCTTAACAATCAGATAACAACCAGTTTCTACTGGTTTTGTGACCTGCTTAGGGCTAGGTCTACGTGTAAGTGTCACATATATGGACATGCGCTTTATAAAGGTGACTATCAAAACAAgataactttttctttaaaaaaaaaaggaaaagctccaATGTAAACTAATGCAACCCAGTAATCTAGATCTGCAAAGTATTAGGTCAGTGTAATGCCTTTTACTCATTTCTCAGTCTACATGTTACGCTATAGATTGATGATCATTTTTAGCTTAGGGTTCCCTATACGTTAAATGAAAACTTTCAAGCTGCTCAGTACAATATAAAGCGTTGGTATGTCTTTAAATGATAAATATGGGTTAATGATGGTGATTGAATATTTTTTCACTTTACATTAAAACTTTTTGAggatttaaaacatttattttattctcagTATGTGGCACAAAGCATTAGAGAAttggtttttttaatcaaaggaaaaaaaaatacttatgaCTAGTTAACATACCCATCCGTATCCATAGAACTACGGTTCCTTTTTCGTGGAGTAACAGTTGCCATATCTTCACCAGAGCACCtaaaagaacacatttttaataGCCTGAAAAAAGTGGCTTAGTAAAGAAGGAAAACATACTGAAGGACTGGGAAGAAACACTGAATGGAAGCAGTTCAAGCATGATGGAGCATTATAACTTTTGACAGAATGACAGAGACTAGAATAATTTTGGGTTATGTTTCACTTGAGTTTAAGCTGTAACAAAGGTATTCGCAGGAAGGATCCTCCAGGTCAAGTCCAGTCCTGTCATCATGGACAAATGCATCATATAAAGTCCCTTTTCTAAAATGGAGTCAGATAACTCAGAAGCGAGTTTTGCTTTCCATCTCACATATTCCTTTTGGAAAGCTCATTCTAGACCTCACTGTTGTGGTTCCCATAAACGTTCTTGCTCTCTGCCTACATATATTCACAGTCAGTTCATTCGCATGAGGGTTTTATGTTGACGTTTAAGTGGAAAGAGCTCTTTTCTTGTGTTCACACCCAATGGGCTTagagaaaaatctttctctctcAACTTCCATCTTGCCAGATGcaataaaacaaattttttaGCCTTTGTTAATGAAGTAGCCATCTAACACCTTTTAATACTAGATACTATTTGTTCCATTTCTTCCAGTTTGACCTAAGTGCTGTATGACATTACCTTTTCTGTTGTGTTGGTTGTCACGCAAGAAAGACAACTGAAACAGTCGTCCCCAGCATCCTATCTCCAAGATGACTAATAATAGATATTCAAAAACTGCTAGAACACCCTGTAAAGAATAACTTATTCAATAATCTGCCAGTAGGGGGAGGTTCTTCACAACACATCGGTATTTACGCGTTGCAGGTTTTGGGAAGCAGTGACCGAAGAGTGACCTGTGAACGACAGGCTGTTCTGGGCCACCGCACAAGCGTTGGCAGAGAATCAAAACTGTCAGCTGCGTAGCTCTAGCAAGAGCTATACAATTTCAGAACACAGCAGCACTGCCAGAGGGGAATTACAAGAAAAGGCGGGCTGTGCGACTTCACACTCGGCCAAGGGCTCTGGAAGCGCAGGGTAACAAGAGGGAGCCTGCGGGTAGCTAGGGTATAAGATACGAGGTGCGGGGAGAGGATGAGGGCACTTAAAACACTTCTGCCATTAACGTGCAGATGCCATAAGCTGTTCCCTGCCAAGCAGCTCTCCACCGTCAGCCCCAGCCCGCACAGGCCTTTCCCTAACTTTAACAACCACCAGGCCAGTTCACAGCTTTCCCCTGACAATTCCTGCTCGATGCCCTGCGCGTTGACAGCGCGCCAAACCCTCACCCTAGCACCCTGCATGCACCTGTGTACTACACCCCACACCAGGGCTCAACCAGAGCACTGCACCAGGCCTGATCTCAGCATCCCACATCCCCCAATCCCAAATGCACCCTGGACCTCggcactacccacaccctgaccctGGCACCCCATAGCCACCACACACACACGTCCTGCGCCTCAACGGGGCGCCAGACCCTGGCGGCAGCACCCATCTCCCCCTCACACACCCCTCAACGCGACGTCAGGCCCTCACCCCGGCCCCCCACACCCCTCACACCCCCTCACCGCGACGTCAGGCCCTCACCCCAGCACCCCACACCCCTCACACCCCCTCACCGCGACGTCAGGCCCTCACCCCAGCACCCCACACCCCTCACACCCCCTCACCGCGGTGTCAGGCCCTCACCCCAGCACCCCACGGCCCTCAGCAGCCTCCCTAGTCCCAGCCCCCGCGAAGCCGCGCTCAGTCACCTCAGCGCCGCCTCAGCCGCCAACGGTCCCGCGCCTTCAAAAGCGCGCGGGCTCTCCCGCCCGTCACGGCCCCCTGCCCTCTTCTTCCCATTTGCCCAACGCGCTGTCACTCACTCGGAGCTTCGTCGCCATTGGCCTACATGACGCGCGTCCCTTTGGGCCCGCCCCGCACGTTTTCCAGCCCATCGGTTCGCGGAGCTCGCCGCACACCCCTCGCGGGAGACTGCAACTCCCGGCGTGCCTCGCGCATGCAGAGCCGTCTCCAGGCGGGGGTGGGGCGCAGAgcttgctgggagctgtagttacTCCGGGGCACAGGCGGCGCGCTGGGCGCGGGGCATGCTGGGGCTTGTAGGCGATGTGGGCCCTGCAGGAAGGCCTCCTCCCAGGACGGGGCTGTGGGGGGCTGCCTGCCCTCGCCAAGATAACAACCAGCACTCTGAGGAGACCGGCAGCTTTCCAAACACCCTGCTTTTGGCGGCAGGCTTCTTACTTTCAGCCAACTGCTCTTCTGTCTGTCTGTGCAAGATAGGCAAAAAGCCGGGTAGATCAGGTGGGGCCCTGTGATGGAGATAGGACCGCTCAGGAATCCTGCTTCTGGGAGGACAGGATAACTAATGGCTGGGCCATCAAGTGGGTTATCTAGCAGGTTCTTTCCACAGTGGGGATACTTTTTTAATTATCCAAGTGCCAAAAGAAATATCCTTGGACCTTGAAAAAGGAGATGCCTTGGGATGAGCAGGCAGAACCTGACAGGGGAAGAACTCCAAAAGGGGAACACTGAGGCTGGGGGCAAAAGGATGTGTTTGGCTTATGAAGGGATGAAGTGAACTGAGAGGAATTCACACATTTTAAGCCATGCTCGGGGGTAGTAAGGGTGGGCTGAGTATTGCCTTTGCTTTTAAATGGGCCATCTGAGCCCTGCTGTTAAGAACATCTTCCATAAATGATGGTTACTTgcaactgaaaagcaaaattcACAACCCCGAAGGAGCTGGGAGGTACAAAAGGAGCTGGATGTTGCAGTGATGATGACTCTGCAGCGTTTCTATGGCTGGGGCATACAGAGTGTGCTATGGCGTCTAATTACAACAGATCCTGTCTGTCCTCTCATCTGCTAAAGGGATAAACTTAAATTCCAGCGTTACCCCTACTAAACAGTAATGTAACAGAACAGATCCTACAGCACCTTACTGAACAGCACTGACCGCCCCTGCTGTCACTCAGAAACTGTGCAGAGGCTTGACCCAAAGTCCAAGAAAACTCACTATACTGGGATGTAGGATATAAAGATTATGCCACAAGCCAGTCAAAGTCTACCAGGCTCAGGGAGTGAGTGGGCAGGTTTGTGTACTGGAAACCCACCGTTACTAGACAAAGCCAACACCTCTGCCTCAGGAAGCCCCGGAGCCAGAAGGGTGATGGGTCATCATGACGTACTGCACTTCTTAAACCCTTCCCTCTGCCTCTGCTCTTGGCCATTGCTCcttctttaaaattttccccTCAGTTAAACGCCTGTAAGGAGGGAAAGGCCAGTGAAAGccaagacagcagcagcagcaaagatgaCAACTGTTCACGAAGCCAGGTGAGGCCTCTTTTTCTCTTGAACGACAATGCATCGTGTTCCCCTTCCGTGAGACAGATCCCTCAGCAATCTTGGTTTCTCTCGGGTTATTTCTGTCCCGT is drawn from Apteryx mantelli isolate bAptMan1 chromosome 3, bAptMan1.hap1, whole genome shotgun sequence and contains these coding sequences:
- the ESCO2 gene encoding N-acetyltransferase ESCO2 isoform X1 gives rise to the protein MATVTPRKRNRSSMDTDGASLAFETPVKKLMVDFAEDLSPLRKARNNWCASQITRSSSSSDECEENEAVPTKSPLSRKLDNSPVQTASIPTIARREFSNSKLSPKTAASYKSIVPVVSFYSKEKRYLTPLERKQLNANWSFGERKNDENLLVASRTEKTDVNFSSNISSRPAKHTVNSKHGKAIPKKLKKAKADIPPSKPSVEKENAVCLIKKKMDSPFRVLSMRVKPALKLQSGAAFFSARKKSHSGSKKLPVDSKSPQGLPGSPPGNDQPRLLAADQSNSADTKKPLEASGILRSISVPQKKEKETGGEFTSLKNQEKGAVCEGKMSLQKSESTSVTPFSTSKSPALEDADAEDAEFDEIGSSTACESDDQEIIPSSQSPCEGNKKVSSSTAVVYPIFNASSASKKRTRANLDESATPGGSNPPAKMAHGLQKNKKTKELCKRSKDQMIIDAGQKHFGAVVCKSCGMIYTAASPEDEAQHIQHHERFLEGLRYVGWKKERVVAEFWDGKIVLILPDDPKYAVKKAEDVREIVDNELGFKQVTLNCPAKTKMYLFVSNEKMIVGCLVAESIKQAFRVLSEPGAAQSPGQDALQHQRAWRCSAKPEPAICGVSRVWVFSLMRRKGIARRMVDVVRTTFMYGCYLSTDEIAFSDPTPDGKLFATKYCQTPNFLVYNFVCYNQVKSVSVS
- the ESCO2 gene encoding N-acetyltransferase ESCO2 isoform X2, with translation MATVTPRKRNRSSMDTDGASLAFETPVKKLMVDFAEDLSPLRKARNNWCASQITRSSSSSDECEENEAVPTKSPLSRKLDNSPVQTASIPTIARREFSNSKLSPKTAASYKSIVPVVSFYSKEKRYLTPLERKQLNANWSFGERKNDENLLVASRTEKTDVNFSSNISSRPAKHTVNSKHGKAIPKKLKKAKADIPPSKPSVEKENAVCLIKKKMDSPFRVLSMRVKPALKLQSGAAFFSARKKSHSGSKKLPVDSKSPQGLPGSPPGNDQPRLLAADQSNSADTKKPLEASGILRSISVPQKKEKETGGEFTSLKNQEKGAVCEGKMSLQKSESTSVTPFSTSKSPALEDADAEDAEFDEIGSSTACESDDQEIIPSSQSPCEGNKKVSSSTAVVYPIFNASSASKKRTRANLDESATPGGSNPPAKMAHGLQKNKKTKELCKRSKDQMIIDAGQKHFGAVVCKSCGMIYTAASPEDEAQHIQHHERFLEGLRYVGWKKERVVAEFWDGKIVLILPDDPKYAVKKAEDVREIVDNELGFKQVTLNCPAKTKMYLFVSNEKMIVGCLVAESIKQDHVHVRLLPKHGRNRLL